One part of the Rutidosis leptorrhynchoides isolate AG116_Rl617_1_P2 chromosome 1, CSIRO_AGI_Rlap_v1, whole genome shotgun sequence genome encodes these proteins:
- the LOC139881177 gene encoding heat shock cognate 70 kDa protein 2-like: MAGRSDSLAIGIDLGTTYSCVAVWQHERVEIIVNEQGNRTTPSCVAFTDTERLIGDAAKNQAAMNPPNTVFDAKRLIGRMYGDATVQNDMRVWPFKVVEGESGKPMIVATYKGHEKKYSAEEISSMVLFKMKEVANMYLNTDVKTAVITVPAYFNDSQRLATKNAASVAGLRVLRLLNEPTAAAIAYGLYQKTGKRNALIFDLGGGTFDVSLVTIDNGRFEVKAAGGDTHLGGEDFDNRMVEYFVSEFNRKYRKDISNNSRALGRLRVASERAKRILSSTSQTSIEIDCLCDGIDFSSKITRAKFEELNMDFFNKCMEAVQMCLDDANLEKSRVNEVVLVGGSTRIPKVQNMLQDFFHGKDLCKTINPDEAVAYGAAVLAAHLSGQGSQVVQNLTLIDVIPLSLGYESLGEVMTFAIPKNTPIPATRETTSVTVCDNQSAFLFKVYQGERTRSKNNNFLGEFSLLNLPLAPRGVTQARIQFNIDADGILNVSAQEPITGQKNSITITNDKGRLTKEEIEKMLEDAERYKVDDQEYKQKVDAYNGLENFVYALKSKLKDWNIRSKVILEDLNKMEDVVEEAFKWLEVNKLAEINVIADKRKEIELICNSVFGPIM; this comes from the exons ATGGCGGGAAGAAGTGATAGTTTGGCGATCGGAATCGATTTAGGGACAACTTACTCGTGTGTTGCTGTTTGGCAACACGAACGAGTAGAGATAATCGTGAATGAACAAGGAAACAGGACTACACCTTCTTGTGTTGCTTTCACTGATACTGAGCGTTTGATAGGCGACGCTGCTAAAAACCAAGCGGCAATGAATCCTCCCAATACGGTCTTTG ATGCTAAGCGATTGATTGGAAGGATGTATGGCGATGCTACTGTGCAGAATGACATGAGAGTTTGGCCTTTTAAGGTTGTGGAAGGTGAAAGTGGTAAGCCTATGATAGTGGCCACATACAAGGGTCATGAGAAGAAGTATTCTGCTGAAGAAATCTCATCCATGGTACTTTTTAAGATGAAAGAAGTAGCTAATATGTACCTAAACACTGACGTGAAAACTGCAGTGATCACCGTGCCAGCATATTTTAACGATTCACAACGTCTAGCAACCAAGAATGCAGCTTCTGTTGCTGGTCTTCGTGTTTTGAGGCTACTAAATGAACCCACAGCAGCTGCAATAGCCTATGGGTTATACCAAAAGACTGGTAAAAGAAATGCTCTTATCTTTGATTTGGGTGGCGGTACTTTTGATGTTTCTCTTGTCACTATTGACAATGGGAGGTTTGAGGTGAAGGCTGCTGGTGGTGACACTCATTTGGGAGGTGAAGATTTTGATAATCGAATGGTGGAATACTTTGTTTCTGAGTTTAATAGAAAATACAGGAAAGATATTAGCAATAATTCTAGAGCTCTTGGGAGGTTGAGGGTTGCTTCTGAGAGAGCTAAAAGGATTCTCTCCTCAACATCACAAACCTCTATAGAAATTGATTGTTTGTGTGATGGTATTGATTTTTCTTCAAAAATAACACGGGCTAAATTTGAGGAGTTAAATATGGATTTTTTCAACAAGTGCATGGAAGCAGTCCAAATGTGTCTGGATGATGCGAATTTGGAGAAGAGTAGGGTGAATGAGGTGGTTCTTGTTGGCGGATCGACACGAATTCCAAAGGTTCAAAATATGTTGCAGGATTTTTTTCATGGTAAGGACCTCTGTAAGACAATTAACCCTGATGAGGCTGTTGCCTATGGTGCAGCTGTTTTGGCTGCACACTTGAGTGGTCAGGGCAGTCAAGTAGTCCAAAATTTGACGTTGATAGATGTCATTCCACTTTCGCTTGGTTACGAGTCACTTGGTGAAGTCATGACTTTTGCTATCCCAAAAAACACCCCCATCCCAGCTACGAGGGAGACGACAAGTGTCACGGTTTGTGACAACCAATCTGCGTTTCTTTTTAAGGTTTATCAGGGGGAGAGAACTCGGTCGAAGAATAACAATTTTCTAGGTGAGTTTAGTCTTCTGAATCTTCCTCTTGCTCCAAGAGGTGTTACACAAGCAAGGATTCAATTCAACATTGATGCTGATGGCATTCTTAACGTTTCTGCTCAAGAACCAATAACTGGTCAAAAGAACAGTATCACAATCACAAACGATAAGGGACGACTTACAAAAGAAGAAATCGAGAAGATGTTGGAAGATGCGGAGAGATACAAAGTTGATGATCAAGAGTACAAACAGAAGGTCGATGCATATAATGGATTGGAGAATTTTGTGTATGCGCTAAAATCAAAATTGAAGGATTGGAATATCAGGAGCAAGGTAATTCTGGAAGATTTGAACAAGATGGAAGATGTGGTTGAGGAGGCTTTTAAGTGGCTTGAAGTAAATAAGCTAGCCGAAATCAATGTGATTGCGGACAAGCGTAAAGAAATCGAACTCATATGTAACTCTGTATTTGGTCCGATCATGTAA
- the LOC139844290 gene encoding RING-H2 finger protein ATL64-like — translation MLITIFSLLIVILFILCLHLYALWYFRQRTRPNFTQPQTQMNHHFTTTTSRSWGLPLSIIASLPLFVHKLSPSYDSNHKLECTICLSVFEEDEIGRKLPGCGHVFHVDCIDMWLHSHSTCPICRASVLYHYYQNVNNVVPRLDYIEIDLVDHEQELEQAIDYTRHNPIQQSPKSTKIVHENDYRPTCSTSFESVA, via the coding sequence ATGCTAATCACCATTTTCTCCCTACTTATTGTTATCCTTTTCATCCTCTGCCTCCACCTTTACGCCCTTTGGTACTTTCGCCAACGCACCCGACCCAATTTTACCCAACCACAAACCCAAATGAACCACCACTTCACCACAACCACTTCTAGAAGCTGGGGCCTACCTTTATCCATTATCGCCTCATTGCCATTATTCGTTCACAAACTATCACCTTCATACGACTCTAACCATAAACTCGAGTGTACAATATGTTTGAGTGTTTTTGAAGAAGACGAAATCGGAAGGAAATTGCCGGGATGTGGGCACGTATTTCATGTTGATTGTATAGACATGTGGTTGCATTCACATTCCACTTGTCCTATTTGTCGCGCATCAGTCTTATACCATTATTACCAAAATGTGAATAACGTCGTTCCTAGATTAGATTACATAGAGATTGATTTGGTTGATCATGAACAAGAATTAGAGCAGGCGATTGATTATACAAGACATAATCCGATACAACAGAGTCCCAAAAGTACAAAAATTGTTCATGAAAACGACTATAGACCAACATGTTCGACTTCCTTTGAATCGGTAGCTTAG
- the LOC139881186 gene encoding probable phytol kinase 3, chloroplastic produces the protein MAATGPMLFPGTPLAGDICALVLTMCSALCLLQFFEETARRGIFDQKLNRKLLHITFGLVFMLCWPLFSSGSQGAVIAAIIPSVNIVKVLFIGLGLLKDEATVKSMSRFGDYRELIKGPMYYVISIALCCTFYWRTSPIAIAAICNLCAGDGTADIIGRKFGTKKIPYNTDKSFAGSIAMATAGFIASIGYMYYFSMFGFVERSFKMTAGFMLVSVASALVESHPLSTKIDDNLTVPLASVFLGTLVFS, from the exons ATGGCAGCTACTGGACCAATGTTGTTTCCGGGGACACCTCTCGCCGGAGATATCTGTGCTTTGGTTTTGACCATGTGTTCAGCTCTTTGTTTGCTTCAATTTTTTGAAGAAACTGCAAGACGAGGAATATTTGATCAG AAACTTAACAGGAAGCTTTTGCATATTACATTTGGATTGGTATTCATGTTATGCTGGCCTCTCTTCAG TTCAGGCAGTCAAGGAGCAGTGATAGCCGCAATTATTCCTAGTGTAAACATAGTCAAAGTGCTTTTCATAGGACTTGGATTACTCAAAGATGAGGCCACTGTCAAATCAATGAGCAGATTTGGAGACTACAG GGAACTAATTAAGGGACCTATGTACTATGTTATTTCAATCGCGCTATGTTGTACATTCTACTGGAGAACGTCTCCAATCGCCATTGCTGCAATTTGTAATCTATGTGCTGGAGATG GTACCGCTGATATTATTGGGAGGAAATTTGGAACCAAAAAAATCCCATATAATACCGATAAATCTTTTGCGGGGTCCATAGCCATGGCAACCGCTGGTTTCATTGCGTCTATCGG GTACATGTACTATTTTTCGATGTTTGGCTTTGTTGAGAGAAGTTTTAAAATGACAGCTGGCTTCATGTTGGTGTCGGTTGCCAGCGCGTTAGTTGAGTCCCACCCGTTAAGCACCAAAATTGATGACAATTTGACTGTACCTCTTGCGTCCGTGTTTCTAGGGACGTTGGTATTCTCATAA